Proteins encoded together in one Bacteroides ovatus window:
- a CDS encoding glutathione peroxidase: MKTFVLMMVSLLFAISSEAQNKSFYDFTVKTIDGKDFPLSSLKGKKVLVVNVASKCGLTPQYAQLEKLYEKYKEKDFVIIGFPANNFMGQEPGSNEEIAKFCSLNYDVTFPMMAKISVKGKDMAPLYQWLTEKKQNGKESAPIQWNFQKFMIDENGHWAGVVSPKESPFSEKIITWIEKE; this comes from the coding sequence ATGAAAACATTCGTCTTGATGATGGTAAGCCTGTTGTTTGCAATTTCTTCGGAAGCGCAAAACAAGTCTTTTTATGATTTTACAGTGAAAACTATTGATGGTAAGGACTTTCCTCTTTCTTCACTGAAAGGTAAGAAAGTGCTGGTAGTCAACGTGGCATCTAAGTGTGGGCTGACGCCCCAGTATGCTCAACTGGAGAAACTATATGAGAAATATAAAGAAAAAGACTTTGTTATTATCGGTTTTCCGGCGAATAACTTTATGGGACAAGAACCGGGTAGTAATGAAGAAATAGCCAAGTTCTGTTCTTTGAACTATGATGTTACTTTTCCGATGATGGCTAAGATTTCCGTTAAAGGAAAAGATATGGCTCCTCTTTACCAATGGTTGACGGAGAAAAAACAAAATGGAAAAGAAAGTGCACCGATTCAGTGGAACTTTCAGAAGTTTATGATTGATGAGAACGGACATTGGGCGGGAGTTGTGTCTCCGAAAGAAAGTCCGTTCTCTGAAAAGATTATTACTTGGATAGAGAAGGAATAA
- a CDS encoding CusA/CzcA family heavy metal efflux RND transporter: MFTAIVRFSIKKKLFVGLTTLFLFIGGIYAMLTLPIDAVPDITNNQVQIVTVSPTLAPQEVEQLITMPIEIAMSNIMNVEDIRSVSRFGLSVVTVVFKESVPTLDARQLINEQIQSVTSEIPSELGTPEMMPITTGLGEIYQYILKVAPGYEKKYDAMELRTIQDWMVKRQLSGIPGIVEINSFGGYLKQYEVAVDPDALFSLNITIGEVFEALSSNNQNTGGSYIEKIKNAYYIRSEGMITRIKDIEQIVVTNRNGIPVHISDVGVVRFGSPKRFGAMTKDGEGECVGGIAMMLKGANANVVTQELEKRVEKIQQLLPEGVSIEPYLNRSELVNRNISTVVNNLIEGAVIVFLVLILFLGNLRAGLIVASVIPLAMLFAFIMMRVFNVTANLMSLGAIDFGIVVDGSIVILEGILAHIYGKQFRGRTLTRKEMEKEVEKGASGVARSATFAVLIILIVFFPILTLNGIEGKYFTPMAKTLVFCIIGALILSLTYVPMMASLFLKHTIVVKPTLADRFFEKLNKIYQHTLRACLRYKWRTVIIAFSALIGSLFLFTRLGAEFIPTLDEGDFAMQMTLPAGSSLTESIEVSRLAEKALMDKFPEIKHVVAKIGTAEVPTDPMAVEDADVMIIMKPFKEWTSAGSRAEMVDKMKDALAPLSERAEFNFSQPIQLRFNELMTGAKADIAIKLYGEDTHELYERAKEAATFVEKVPGAADVIVEQTMGLPQLVVKYNRSKIARYGINIQELNTIIRTAYAGESTGVVFENERRFDLVVRLDQEKVADLNLDKLFVRTSEGIQIPVGEVASIDLVSGPLQINRDATKRRIVIGVNVRDADIQQVVANIQETLNKNIKLKPGYYFEYGGQFENLQNAINTLLVVIPVALMLILLILFFAFKNITYTLMVFSTVPLSLIGGIAALWLRGLPFSISAGVGFIALFGVAVLNGILMVNHFNELRKQNTYSMTTNQIIKRGTPHLLRPVFLTGLVASLGFVPMAIATSAGAEVQRPLATVVIGGLIISTVLTLLIIPVFYKIVNSFATWRRPGIKLRRPFGGLCLLFLFLPAFVSAQQTQTVSLEQAIEIAKQNHPRLKIANNAIQQAKATRGEVIEATPTSFSYSWGQLNGENKKDKELAFEQSLGSLLTPFYKNALVNRQVKTNTYYRQMVEKEITAEVKRAWAYYQYATNLCSMYRDQDKMAEELQRIGELRYQQGEITLLEKNMMTTIAADLHNRWFQAKEEEKMALARFQWSCYSNDPIVPMDSTLSLFYTGISDGNLSGAHTAYFQSQADEAKAMLRVEQSHFFPEISVGYTRQDILPLKNLNAWMIGVSFPIYFLPQKSKVKQARLTATSAQIQADANIRELRNKTLELEASLRRYNESLRYYTSSALKEADELTKAANLQLQQSETGIAEYIQSITTAREIRRGYIETVYQYNIAALEYELFK, encoded by the coding sequence ATGTTTACAGCTATTGTACGTTTTTCAATCAAGAAGAAACTATTTGTAGGACTCACTACTCTCTTCCTGTTTATCGGAGGTATCTATGCGATGCTGACACTACCTATTGATGCCGTGCCCGACATTACCAATAATCAGGTACAAATAGTGACCGTATCTCCTACACTCGCGCCACAAGAGGTGGAACAACTCATCACTATGCCTATCGAAATAGCAATGAGCAATATTATGAATGTCGAAGATATCCGTTCTGTCAGCCGCTTCGGGCTATCGGTCGTAACGGTCGTTTTTAAAGAAAGTGTCCCCACACTCGATGCACGGCAGTTGATAAATGAACAAATACAAAGCGTAACAAGCGAAATTCCCTCCGAACTCGGAACACCGGAGATGATGCCCATCACCACCGGTCTGGGAGAGATTTACCAGTATATATTGAAGGTAGCTCCCGGATATGAGAAGAAATATGACGCAATGGAACTCCGCACCATTCAAGACTGGATGGTGAAACGTCAGTTGTCCGGTATACCCGGTATAGTAGAAATCAATAGTTTCGGCGGTTACCTGAAACAATATGAAGTAGCCGTCGATCCGGACGCCCTGTTTTCTTTGAATATCACTATCGGCGAAGTGTTCGAAGCACTTAGCAGCAACAACCAAAATACCGGAGGAAGCTACATTGAGAAGATAAAGAATGCCTACTATATCCGGTCGGAAGGTATGATTACCCGCATCAAGGATATTGAACAGATTGTAGTGACCAACCGGAATGGGATTCCGGTACATATCAGTGATGTAGGAGTTGTCCGCTTCGGTTCTCCAAAGCGTTTCGGTGCCATGACCAAGGATGGTGAGGGCGAGTGTGTCGGCGGAATTGCCATGATGCTGAAAGGTGCCAACGCAAATGTAGTGACTCAAGAACTCGAAAAACGGGTAGAAAAAATACAGCAGCTATTGCCCGAAGGAGTCAGTATAGAACCTTACTTGAACCGTTCGGAACTGGTAAATCGGAACATCTCTACGGTTGTCAACAACCTGATTGAAGGAGCAGTTATCGTCTTCCTTGTACTCATCCTCTTCCTCGGCAACCTCCGTGCCGGACTGATTGTCGCATCCGTCATCCCGCTGGCAATGCTTTTCGCTTTTATCATGATGCGTGTATTCAATGTCACCGCCAATCTAATGAGTCTCGGTGCCATTGACTTTGGTATTGTAGTAGATGGCTCTATCGTTATATTGGAAGGTATCCTCGCCCACATTTACGGAAAACAATTCCGAGGCCGCACACTGACCCGCAAAGAGATGGAAAAAGAAGTGGAAAAAGGAGCTTCCGGCGTTGCACGTTCGGCCACTTTTGCAGTGTTGATTATCCTTATCGTCTTCTTCCCCATCCTTACATTGAACGGGATTGAAGGGAAATACTTCACCCCCATGGCTAAAACACTTGTGTTCTGCATTATCGGAGCCTTAATTCTCTCACTGACTTATGTTCCTATGATGGCCTCCCTCTTTCTGAAGCATACCATTGTTGTGAAACCCACCCTTGCCGACCGCTTCTTCGAGAAACTGAACAAGATCTACCAGCATACCCTGCGCGCCTGTCTTCGTTACAAATGGCGTACCGTCATCATAGCCTTCTCCGCGCTGATCGGTTCACTTTTTCTCTTTACCCGCCTGGGAGCAGAGTTCATTCCCACTTTGGACGAAGGTGATTTTGCCATGCAAATGACACTACCCGCAGGAAGTTCGCTGACCGAAAGTATCGAAGTTTCCCGCTTGGCAGAGAAAGCATTAATGGATAAATTCCCTGAAATCAAACACGTGGTAGCCAAAATAGGAACGGCGGAAGTTCCCACTGACCCGATGGCAGTGGAAGATGCTGATGTGATGATTATCATGAAACCATTCAAAGAATGGACAAGTGCCGGAAGCCGTGCAGAAATGGTGGATAAAATGAAAGATGCACTTGCTCCGCTCTCTGAACGTGCCGAATTCAACTTCTCGCAACCGATACAGCTTCGCTTCAACGAGCTGATGACGGGAGCAAAAGCAGATATTGCCATCAAACTATATGGAGAAGACACGCACGAATTATATGAAAGAGCCAAAGAAGCAGCTACCTTTGTAGAAAAAGTGCCGGGAGCAGCGGATGTCATCGTTGAGCAGACGATGGGATTACCCCAATTGGTAGTGAAATACAACCGTAGCAAAATAGCCCGTTACGGCATCAACATACAAGAGCTTAACACCATTATCCGAACTGCCTATGCCGGAGAGTCAACAGGTGTAGTCTTTGAAAACGAACGGAGATTCGATCTCGTGGTACGGCTTGACCAGGAGAAAGTGGCCGACTTGAATCTTGATAAGTTGTTTGTACGCACTTCGGAAGGAATTCAAATTCCTGTTGGAGAGGTAGCAAGCATCGACCTTGTCAGTGGGCCACTGCAAATCAACCGGGATGCAACCAAACGACGCATCGTCATCGGTGTCAATGTGCGTGACGCAGACATCCAGCAAGTTGTCGCCAATATTCAAGAGACACTGAACAAGAACATCAAACTGAAGCCGGGATATTACTTCGAATACGGCGGCCAGTTCGAGAACTTGCAAAATGCCATCAATACCTTACTGGTAGTCATCCCCGTGGCATTAATGCTCATTCTATTGATTCTGTTCTTCGCATTCAAGAACATCACCTATACCCTGATGGTATTCTCAACCGTCCCCCTATCGCTCATCGGTGGTATCGCCGCACTTTGGCTACGCGGACTTCCGTTTAGCATATCGGCCGGAGTAGGATTCATCGCCTTGTTCGGGGTAGCAGTATTGAATGGTATCCTGATGGTAAATCACTTCAACGAACTTCGTAAACAAAATACCTATTCCATGACTACAAACCAGATTATCAAAAGAGGGACTCCACACTTGCTCCGTCCTGTATTCCTGACAGGACTGGTTGCATCTTTGGGATTCGTCCCGATGGCAATAGCCACTTCAGCCGGCGCAGAAGTACAACGTCCGTTGGCAACAGTGGTCATCGGTGGCTTGATTATTTCTACCGTACTGACTTTACTCATCATTCCAGTGTTTTACAAAATTGTAAATTCATTTGCTACCTGGAGACGTCCGGGAATCAAACTGCGCCGGCCTTTCGGGGGATTGTGTCTCCTGTTCTTGTTTCTTCCCGCGTTCGTTTCCGCTCAACAGACACAAACAGTCAGTCTCGAACAGGCGATAGAAATAGCCAAACAAAATCACCCTCGCCTGAAAATAGCCAATAATGCTATTCAACAAGCCAAAGCCACTCGCGGAGAAGTGATAGAAGCAACCCCTACCTCGTTCAGCTATTCCTGGGGGCAACTTAACGGAGAAAACAAAAAAGACAAGGAACTGGCTTTCGAGCAAAGCCTGGGCTCCCTTCTAACGCCATTCTACAAGAATGCGTTAGTCAACCGTCAGGTAAAAACGAACACCTATTATCGGCAGATGGTAGAGAAAGAAATCACAGCAGAAGTGAAAAGGGCGTGGGCCTACTACCAATATGCCACTAATCTCTGTTCAATGTATCGGGATCAGGATAAAATGGCAGAAGAACTGCAGCGCATCGGAGAATTACGATACCAACAAGGAGAGATTACCTTGCTCGAAAAAAATATGATGACCACCATAGCTGCCGATCTGCATAACCGCTGGTTCCAAGCAAAAGAAGAAGAGAAAATGGCATTGGCACGTTTCCAATGGAGTTGCTACTCCAACGATCCCATTGTTCCGATGGATTCCACTTTATCCTTATTCTATACCGGCATTTCGGATGGAAACCTGTCGGGAGCACATACAGCCTACTTTCAAAGCCAGGCAGATGAAGCGAAAGCAATGCTTCGTGTAGAGCAGAGCCATTTCTTTCCTGAAATCAGTGTGGGGTATACCCGTCAGGACATTCTCCCACTTAAGAATCTGAATGCCTGGATGATCGGGGTTTCTTTCCCCATCTACTTCCTGCCACAAAAGA
- a CDS encoding NUDIX hydrolase, with translation MPSDNNQEMFPIVDEQGNITGAATRGECHSGSKLLHPVVHLHVFNAQGDIYLQKRPEWKDIQPGKWDTAVGGHIDLGESVEIALKREVREELGITDFTPELLTSYIFESSREKELVFVHKTVYEEEIHPSDELDGGRFWKIEEIKENLGKGIFTPNFEEELKKVSLIPSLSK, from the coding sequence ATGCCAAGTGATAATAACCAGGAAATGTTCCCTATCGTAGACGAACAGGGAAATATCACCGGAGCTGCCACTCGCGGAGAATGTCACAGCGGTAGCAAACTGCTTCATCCGGTAGTTCACCTTCACGTATTCAATGCCCAAGGAGACATCTATTTACAGAAACGCCCCGAATGGAAAGACATTCAACCGGGGAAATGGGATACGGCTGTAGGCGGACATATTGATTTGGGCGAAAGCGTAGAAATCGCCCTAAAGAGAGAAGTCCGTGAAGAATTAGGCATCACAGACTTCACTCCCGAGCTTCTCACCAGTTATATTTTTGAATCCAGCCGTGAAAAAGAGCTTGTTTTTGTCCACAAAACCGTTTATGAGGAAGAAATCCATCCCAGCGACGAACTGGACGGTGGACGATTTTGGAAGATCGAAGAAATAAAAGAAAATCTGGGTAAAGGAATCTTCACTCCCAACTTCGAAGAAGAGCTGAAAAAAGTCTCTCTTATTCCTTCTCTATCCAAGTAA
- a CDS encoding helix-turn-helix transcriptional regulator, whose amino-acid sequence MVLTLKIPLEQLIGKLLKGEVTALSEKRLYLYVENLTNGDKGKLRQVLKDIDDMVANWKDSYFISVYEERVAAFNRSKLQITPQELDDIFHEENYLLKSGKIALSVDYLYESIAKYGFINEHHQDAVESACFYHDIEFLRKEWEYLVLAPIMSLRDVVCNMLGVACDIPKSESQTSSRPLKRIEDYPEIFGLGICCELTGYAKHTIYKWTRTKEIPCHRSGANGRKLVFKRDEIVEWLTARKQETKDEFIKRKESELASRYIYNNL is encoded by the coding sequence ATGGTTTTGACATTAAAAATACCTTTGGAACAATTGATAGGTAAACTTCTTAAAGGGGAAGTGACAGCACTATCAGAAAAGAGACTCTATCTTTATGTTGAGAATTTAACAAATGGGGATAAAGGTAAACTTCGGCAAGTATTGAAAGATATAGATGATATGGTTGCTAACTGGAAGGATAGTTATTTTATATCCGTTTATGAAGAAAGGGTAGCTGCTTTTAATCGAAGTAAATTACAAATAACACCTCAAGAGTTAGATGATATTTTTCATGAAGAAAATTATTTGTTGAAGTCTGGTAAAATTGCACTGTCAGTAGATTATTTATATGAATCTATTGCAAAGTATGGCTTTATAAATGAACATCATCAGGATGCGGTAGAAAGTGCATGTTTCTATCATGACATAGAGTTTTTGCGGAAAGAGTGGGAGTATTTAGTGTTGGCTCCGATAATGTCATTACGGGATGTTGTTTGTAATATGTTGGGTGTGGCTTGTGATATTCCTAAAAGTGAGTCGCAGACGTCTAGTAGACCATTAAAACGGATAGAAGATTATCCGGAGATATTTGGTCTTGGTATTTGTTGTGAATTGACAGGCTATGCAAAGCATACGATTTATAAGTGGACTCGCACAAAAGAGATACCGTGTCATCGTTCCGGCGCTAATGGGCGTAAATTGGTATTCAAACGTGATGAAATTGTAGAATGGCTGACAGCTCGGAAACAGGAAACGAAAGATGAGTTTATAAAACGCAAAGAATCGGAGTTGGCCTCCAGGTATATCTATAATAACCTATAA
- a CDS encoding site-specific integrase produces the protein MATIKFVLYKSNKRKDGSYPVCLRVSKKGKLKYIDLKLSSLEGQWNEDTCRFKNDKRVNPNYELYNGLLSHYEDRKNTILRKFLEERVDWTLNQFESEFLGMSRQGKVYDYFMRQVENLKATKHIGNAKVYERTLRMLAKYDPKIKERVFSELDIKYINRFNLEMEKDGCCGNTRKYYLKTLRAVMNRAIKEHEASSKTYPFGKNGFEIGCLEEETEKRYLQPKDLELLKNSPQTNFVLERARMLFLFSYYCYGMSFVDMAKLTTENIVVSEGIEHIVYKREKTKNVKNMKPLIIPVTPALKDILEWFKQNTSLVGKYLLPIITKDYDGEQLYDHIRTRYQRLNNNLKKLGKILGIEKNLTTYVSRHTMAMTLQGNDVSRETISAVLGHRDIKTTMTYLDSLSQNVLDRVAMLL, from the coding sequence ATGGCAACTATTAAGTTTGTGTTGTACAAAAGCAACAAAAGAAAAGACGGGAGTTACCCTGTATGTTTAAGAGTGTCTAAAAAAGGTAAGCTCAAGTACATTGATTTAAAATTATCATCATTAGAGGGGCAGTGGAATGAAGATACTTGCCGCTTTAAGAATGATAAGCGTGTCAATCCTAATTATGAATTATATAATGGGCTGTTGAGTCATTATGAAGACCGAAAAAATACTATCCTAAGGAAGTTTTTGGAAGAGCGTGTAGACTGGACTTTGAATCAGTTTGAATCGGAATTTCTGGGTATGTCAAGGCAGGGAAAGGTTTATGACTACTTTATGAGGCAGGTCGAGAATTTGAAAGCTACAAAACATATTGGAAATGCAAAGGTTTATGAGCGAACTCTACGTATGTTGGCAAAGTATGACCCGAAGATTAAGGAACGGGTATTTTCAGAATTGGATATAAAATATATCAATCGTTTTAATTTGGAAATGGAAAAAGACGGGTGCTGTGGCAATACCCGTAAATATTACCTTAAAACATTACGGGCGGTTATGAACAGGGCGATAAAGGAGCATGAAGCCTCATCGAAAACCTATCCATTCGGTAAAAATGGTTTTGAAATAGGTTGTTTGGAGGAAGAAACGGAGAAACGCTATTTACAGCCAAAGGATTTGGAACTTTTAAAGAATTCGCCCCAAACAAATTTTGTATTGGAGCGTGCCCGTATGCTGTTTTTATTTTCCTATTATTGTTATGGGATGAGTTTTGTTGATATGGCAAAGCTTACGACTGAAAATATAGTTGTATCGGAAGGGATAGAACATATTGTTTATAAACGGGAAAAGACGAAGAATGTCAAGAACATGAAGCCGTTAATAATACCTGTTACCCCTGCCTTGAAAGATATATTGGAGTGGTTTAAACAAAATACTTCTTTAGTAGGAAAATATCTTTTGCCTATAATAACGAAGGATTATGACGGGGAGCAACTGTATGATCATATACGTACCCGTTATCAACGCCTTAATAATAACCTGAAGAAATTAGGTAAGATATTAGGTATTGAGAAGAACCTTACCACCTATGTGAGTCGTCATACGATGGCTATGACGTTGCAAGGCAATGACGTTTCCCGAGAAACAATTAGCGCAGTATTGGGACATCGTGACATTAAAACCACCATGACATATTTGGATAGTTTGTCACAAAATGTATTGGACAGAGTTGCAATGTTATTATAA
- a CDS encoding S-adenosylmethionine:tRNA ribosyltransferase-isomerase — MKEDPRHIHISEYSYPLPDERIAKFPLPTRDQSKLLIYRRGEVSEDVFTSLPEYLPQGSLMIFNNTKVIQARLHFRKETGALIEVFCLEPIQPNDYVLNFQQTAHAAWLCMIGNLKKWKDRQLKREMTVKGFPITLTATRGECKGTSHWVDFAWDNPEVTFADILEVFGELPIPPYLNRDTEESDKETYQTVYSKIKGSVAAPTAGLHFTSRVLDALQEKGIDLEELTLHVGAGTFKPVKSEEIEGHEMHTEYISVNRSTIKKLIDHDGCAIAVGTTSVRTLESLYHIGVTLAENPYATEEELRVKQWQPYEKYDQIPPVVALQKILGYLDRNGLETLHTSTQIIIAPGYNYKIVKAMVTNFHQPQSTLLLLVSAFVKGNWRTIYDYALAHDFRFLSYGDSSLLIP, encoded by the coding sequence ATGAAAGAAGATCCTAGACATATCCATATCAGTGAATACAGTTATCCTCTTCCGGATGAACGTATTGCTAAATTCCCGTTGCCTACCCGCGACCAGTCCAAACTCTTAATATACCGTCGTGGAGAAGTTAGTGAAGATGTTTTCACGTCTTTGCCGGAATATCTGCCGCAAGGCAGCCTGATGATATTCAATAATACAAAAGTCATTCAGGCACGCCTCCATTTTCGAAAAGAGACGGGAGCACTGATCGAAGTGTTTTGTCTTGAACCGATCCAGCCAAACGATTATGTCTTAAATTTCCAACAGACAGCACATGCCGCCTGGCTTTGCATGATCGGCAATCTGAAGAAATGGAAAGACAGACAGTTGAAACGCGAAATGACCGTCAAAGGATTCCCTATTACTCTGACCGCTACCCGAGGAGAATGTAAAGGAACCAGCCATTGGGTAGATTTTGCATGGGATAATCCGGAAGTGACGTTTGCCGATATCCTTGAAGTATTCGGAGAACTTCCTATTCCTCCTTACTTAAACCGGGATACGGAAGAAAGTGACAAGGAGACTTATCAGACTGTTTATTCTAAGATTAAAGGTTCGGTAGCTGCGCCTACGGCGGGATTACATTTTACTTCACGAGTATTGGATGCTCTTCAAGAAAAAGGGATCGATCTTGAAGAATTAACTCTACATGTAGGAGCAGGCACATTCAAACCTGTAAAAAGTGAAGAAATCGAAGGTCACGAGATGCACACGGAATATATATCGGTCAATCGGAGTACCATCAAAAAACTGATTGACCACGACGGTTGTGCTATTGCAGTAGGGACTACTTCTGTACGGACTCTGGAAAGCCTGTATCACATTGGAGTTACATTGGCTGAAAATCCGTATGCTACGGAAGAAGAACTACGTGTCAAACAATGGCAGCCTTATGAAAAGTACGACCAGATTCCTCCCGTTGTTGCGTTGCAAAAGATATTAGGATATCTCGACAGGAATGGTTTGGAAACCCTTCACACCAGTACACAGATTATCATAGCACCGGGATACAATTATAAAATAGTGAAAGCGATGGTTACTAATTTCCATCAGCCGCAAAGTACCTTGCTGCTTTTGGTTTCAGCTTTTGTAAAAGGGAATTGGCGCACTATTTATGATTATGCACTGGCGCATGATTTCCGATTCCTAAGTTATGGAGATTCTTCTTTATTAATACCATAA